The Natrinema pellirubrum DSM 15624 region CGATAATAACGTTCTCCATCTCGTTTCGGTCGCGTCGATGGCCGATCGCGGGTCGAAGGGCTTTCGACCCGCCGGCGCAAATTCGGCCCAATGAGCGAGTCAGCAGACGGGAGCGCGGGCCTGCCCCAGCTTCGGACCATCGCGGACTACCAGTTCGGCGCGGACGCCGGGGCGGCACTGTTCCCGCCGGCGGAATCGCTGACGGTCAAACGGACCTCCTCGGGCCGCCCCCAGCAGATCCACGCCGACGCCGGCCGGATCGTCTCCTTCGGCACCGACGGCCGGTTCACGCTCGGCCTCGAGGGCGGTCGCCGGCTCGCGGCCGCGCTCGAGCCGCCGGCCTATCGAGTTGTCGTCGACGACGAGAGCGAACCCTTCGTCCGCGAGGAGAAGAACGTCTTCGCGAAGTTCGTCCTCGAGGTCGGCGACGAGATCCGGCCGGGCGACGAGGTACTGGTGGTCCACGAACGCGGCGAGTTGCTGGCGGTCGGGACGGCCGAACTCGACGCCGACGCTATCCGAGACTTCGAGACGGGGATGGCGGTCAACGTGCGCGAGGGTGCGCCCGCAGAGACGTAGTGTTCGACGGACCGGCAGCCGGTCCGCGAGGACAGCTAGAGCTGACACTCCCGACCGATCTCGCGCTCGTACCGCGTCTTGATCGCCTCGAAGAGCCGCTCGCCGACGGGCGTCCGGAGCCGCGGCGCGGCCGTCGCGAAGAACTCGTCGAGGTTTTCGTACTCGTCGAACGCCTCATTGCGCTCGGTCTCGTCGTAGCGCTCCCCGCGTTCGTATTTGAGCGCCTGCAGACAGTTGTCGATCAGATCCATGTCCTTGACGAACCGCGCCGTCTGAGTCTCGCGGGCCTCGTACGCTGCCCAGAGGGAGCGAAACTCGTCGCCGTCGAACGGCTCGAGTAGGTCCGTGATCGCATCCCGCTCGCGGGCGACTTTCTCGTCGCCGTCGACTCGCTGGTTGTCGTCCTCGGCGCGTGTCGCAATATCGCCGATGCGGGCCTCGCCCAGATCGTGAAGCAGCGCCATCGATACCGCGCGGTCGCGGTCGACGCCGTCGGCCCGGTCGGCATAGTACAGACACAGCGTCGCCACGCCCCACGTGTGGGCCGCGACGGACTCCGGAGAGTCGATCCCGCGGAGATCCCAGCCGGTCCGGCGCTCGTCTTTCAGTTCGAGGGCCTCGAGCAGGGCGTCGAGTTCGTCGGCCATTACGGTCGCCCACGCCCCGACGGGGATTGAAAACGTCGATCGGCGACCCGGGAGTTTGAATGGACTATTATGGGTGCAGGTATGTGTATAGATCACGAATGCCGCAGAAACCAGACCTGAGCGGACAGACCGCGTTTATAACGGGTACCACACGTGGAATCGGGAAGCAACTCGCACTCGCACTCGCCGAGCAGGGCTGTGACATCGTCTCGACGGGCAAGACCGTCGACGACTCGGACTCGGACCTCGAGGGGACGATCCACAAGACCGCCGAGGCCTGCGCCGAGAAGGGCGTCGAGACGCACGCGATCCAGTTGGACGTCCGCGACGAGGACGCCATCGAGGCGGCCGTCGAGGAGGCGATCGACGAGATGGGCGAGATCAACATCGTGATCAACAACGCCTCGGCCATCCAGATGGGCGCGGTCGAGGACCTGCCGGCGAATCGCTACGACCTCCTGAACGAGGTCAACGTGCGCGGCACCTATCTCGTCTCACGGGCGTTCATCGACCACCTCAAAGGCGTCGAGGAAGACGCCTGGATCCTGACGAACGCGCCGCCGGTCGAACTCGATCGCGCCCCGGGGTCGGCCGCTTACTCCTGGTCGAAGATGGGGATGTCGTTCGTGACGCTGTCGATGGCTCAGGAACTGGCCGACGACGAGATCGGCTGTAACACCTTCTGGCCGGTCACTGCGATCGACACGCGCGCGACCCGGTACTTCGAGATGGGGACCGAAGACGACTGGCGAACGCCCGATATCGTCTCGGACACCGTCCTCGAGATCCTGGCCCGTGATCCCGCCGAGTTCACTGGGAACCGCGTCTACGACGAGGACTTCCTCCGGGAGGCCGGCGTCGAGGACTTCTCCGAGTACAACCTCACCGAGGGCGATCCCGAACCGACGTCGGCACAGCTGTTCGATCCGGGCTACTCGCGGCCGGACGACGCCTGAGACGGGCCGCTGTACGATCGGCGGCGCGACCGCGGGTCCTGCGGTCGCGCCGACACTGACGGCCGGGACTGTCCGCCCACCCTCGAGCGAACGACAAACTAAAAGGTCGCCCGTGGCCACGTGTCGAGTATGTTCGGAGGAGGCGGCGGCGGACTCAACCCGCGCAAGATGGAACAGATGATGGAACAGATGGGCATCGACGTCGAGGACATCGACGCCGAAGAGGTCATCATCCGCACCGACGAGTACGACCTCGTCTTCGACGACGCCGAGGTCACCAAGATGGACGCCCGCGGCCAGGAAACCTACCAGGTCATCGGCTCGCCCGAGGAGGTCGAGGCCGGCTCGGCCGGCGGCAGCGCCGACGCCGGGGGCGACGCCGGCTCGTCGATCCCCGACGAGGACGTCGAACTCGTCGCGACCCGCGCCGGCGTGAGCGAAGACGAGGCCCGCGAGGCCCTCGAGGACGCCGACGGCGACCTCGCCGCAGCAGTCGAATCCCTCGAGTGACTCGCGTGAGCGAGGACGAGAGCGCGGACGACGCCGAAAGTGGCACGGATCGTGTCCCGGTCTTGCTCGTCCGCGGCGACCGCGAGTACCTCGTCGAACCCGGCGGCGAACAGGGGACCGACCTCGGCGTACTCGAGGTCCCCGAGGACGTGCAGTCGGGCGACACCATCGAGACGCATCTGGGCGACGAGTTCCAGGTGCGTCGGCTGCGCGGCCCCGATCTCTTTCATCACTTCGAGCGGACGGGCGCGCCGATGGTGCCCCGCGACATCGGGCTCG contains the following coding sequences:
- a CDS encoding PUA domain-containing protein — translated: MSESADGSAGLPQLRTIADYQFGADAGAALFPPAESLTVKRTSSGRPQQIHADAGRIVSFGTDGRFTLGLEGGRRLAAALEPPAYRVVVDDESEPFVREEKNVFAKFVLEVGDEIRPGDEVLVVHERGELLAVGTAELDADAIRDFETGMAVNVREGAPAET
- a CDS encoding HD domain-containing protein, which encodes MADELDALLEALELKDERRTGWDLRGIDSPESVAAHTWGVATLCLYYADRADGVDRDRAVSMALLHDLGEARIGDIATRAEDDNQRVDGDEKVARERDAITDLLEPFDGDEFRSLWAAYEARETQTARFVKDMDLIDNCLQALKYERGERYDETERNEAFDEYENLDEFFATAAPRLRTPVGERLFEAIKTRYEREIGRECQL
- a CDS encoding SDR family oxidoreductase, with protein sequence MPQKPDLSGQTAFITGTTRGIGKQLALALAEQGCDIVSTGKTVDDSDSDLEGTIHKTAEACAEKGVETHAIQLDVRDEDAIEAAVEEAIDEMGEINIVINNASAIQMGAVEDLPANRYDLLNEVNVRGTYLVSRAFIDHLKGVEEDAWILTNAPPVELDRAPGSAAYSWSKMGMSFVTLSMAQELADDEIGCNTFWPVTAIDTRATRYFEMGTEDDWRTPDIVSDTVLEILARDPAEFTGNRVYDEDFLREAGVEDFSEYNLTEGDPEPTSAQLFDPGYSRPDDA
- a CDS encoding nascent polypeptide-associated complex protein, whose translation is MFGGGGGGLNPRKMEQMMEQMGIDVEDIDAEEVIIRTDEYDLVFDDAEVTKMDARGQETYQVIGSPEEVEAGSAGGSADAGGDAGSSIPDEDVELVATRAGVSEDEAREALEDADGDLAAAVESLE